A stretch of Apostichopus japonicus isolate 1M-3 chromosome 9, ASM3797524v1, whole genome shotgun sequence DNA encodes these proteins:
- the LOC139973018 gene encoding ficolin-2-like has protein sequence MKFSSRFSTKKSGVYLIQPDDALEPFRVYCNNSIDGGGWTIIQRRVDGSVDFFREWYDYKHGFGFLNGEFWLGNDKISLLTNQKKYEIRIDMNNQHDVPYFAIYDRFRISDESSKYRLVELGQYLPESTCTDSFAIHRNMSFTTTDNDNDKHGTGNCALSQGSAWWYNRCDECDLNSRYFFRTGDFVDACIEWTGLPGGNCNLKFTEMKVRPL, from the exons ATGAAGTTCTCATCAAGATTTTCTACTAAGAAGTCTGGAGTTTATCTTATTCAGCCGGACGATGCTCTAGAACCTTTCCGTGTATATTGTAACAACTCGATTGATGGAGGGGGTTGGACT ATAATCCAGCGTCGCGTTGACGGGTCCGTAGATTTCTTCCGTGAGTGGTACGATTACAAACATGGATTTGGTTTTCTGAACGGGGAATTTTGGTTAGGTAACGACAAAATCTCTCTCTTGACGAATCAAAAGAAGTATGAGATTCGGATTGATATGAATAACCAACACGACGTTCCTTACTTTGCCATATATGATCGATTCCGAATCAGTGACGAGAGCAGTAAATACAGACTGGTTGAGCTCGGACAATACTTGCCGGAAAGTACAT GCACAGACTCATTTGCAATTCACAGAAATATGTCCTTCACAACTACCGACAACGATAATGACAAACACGGTACTGGTAATTGTGCCTTGTCACAGGGCAGTGCCTGGTGGTACAACCGATGCGACGAATGTGATCTCAACTCTCGCTATTTCTTTCGCACTGGTGACTTTGTGGATGCTTGTATTGAATGGACTGGCCTTCCTGGGGGAAACTGTAATCTGAAATTTACCGAAATGAAAGTTAGACCTCTTTAA